From a single Lolium rigidum isolate FL_2022 chromosome 7, APGP_CSIRO_Lrig_0.1, whole genome shotgun sequence genomic region:
- the LOC124679055 gene encoding phenolic glucoside malonyltransferase 2-like, which yields MSPVRIIGASYVGVPATAELPPEPIKLTAMESLWVVIPMLQHVLLYHGADMPPFDDILQSLKSSLATTLRTFAPLAGRLVHLKDTGEVGISCSPSDGVRFVVAESDADIRRLAGDEEHDVRVLEGLVPAVDMSELPTAVLAVQATRFQGGFAVGLTVHHGVADGRSLWTFVEAWASACRGEIPAATPTFDRSVVKLPGGQDLASSTLRKIAPNLPSAALPSPIGEDLTSFTRRTFTLDAQDIQRLKQRIVQLGESHGKPLPRPPSAFAAIVALAWTSYARCKPFAADDDLLLFFFADTRDRLDPPVDAGYIGVCLTGCMATLPAAELRSERALAAATLAVQDEINKMKEDPVAGWNFMSPALWASINRMMNISGSPGFRAYQIADFGWGKPRRTENIRMNGDGQVAMMRASDGQGVQVSVSLLQAAQMDEFKSHFLMF from the exons ATGTCGCCAGTCAGAATTATCGGCGCCAGCTACGTCGGCGTGCCGGCGACGGCCGAGCTGCCGCCGGAGCCCATCAAGCTCACCGCGATGGAGTCACTGTGGGTCGTCATCCCGATGCTGCAGCACGTCCTGCTGTACCACGGCGCTGACATGCCGCCCTTCGACGACATTCTCCAGTCCCTCAAGTCCTCCCTCGCCACGACTTTGCGCACCTTCGCGCCGCTCGCCGGCAGGCTTGTCCACCTCAAGGACACGGGCGAGGTGGGCATCAGCTGCTCCCCATCCGACGGCGTCAGGTTCGTCGTCGCCGAGTCCGACGCCGACATCCGCCGTCTCGCCGGAGACGAGGAGCACGACGTGCGCGTCCTCGAGGGGCTCGTGCCGGCGGTGGACATGAGCGAGCTTCCCACCGCCGTGCTCGCCGTGCAGGCCACGCGATTCCAGGGCGGCTTCGCTGTCGGACTGACCGTGCACCACGGCGTGGCTGACGGGCGCTCGCTCTGGACGTTCGTGGAGGCGTGGGCGTCCGCGTGCCGTGGCGAGATACCGGCCGCGACGCCGACTTTCGACCGCTCCGTCGTCAAGTTGCCCGGTGGCCAAGATCTAGCCAGCAGCACCTTGCGGAAGATCGCGCCAAATTTGCCTTCG GCGGCACTGCCATCGCCCATCGGAGAAGACCTCACGAGCTTCACCCGCCGGACGTTCACCTTGGACGCGCAGGACATCCAGCGCCTCAAGCAGCGCATCGTCCAACTCGGCGAATCCCACGGCAAGCCCCTGCCTCGTCCGCCATCCGCCTTCGCCGCCATTGTGGCGCTGGCCTGGACGTCCTACGCTCGCTGCAAGCCGTTCGCCGCCGACGACGATCTGCTGCTCTTCTTCTTCGCCGACACCCGCGACCGCCTCGACCCTCCCGTCGACGCGGGCTACATAGGCGTGTGCCTCACTGGGTGCATGGCGACGCTCCCCGCAGCTGAGCTCCGCAGCGAGCGCGCTCTGGCAGCCGCGACGTTGGCGGTGCAGGACGAGATCAACAAGATGAAGGAGGACCCAGTCGCCGGGTGGAATTTCATGAGCCCTGCTCTGTGGGCGTCCATAAACCGGATGATGAACATATCAGGCTCGCCTGGCTTTAGGGCCTACCAGATCGCCGACTTCGGGTGGGGAAAGCCAAGACGGACGGAGAATATCAGGATGAACGGAGATGGTCAGGTGGCCATGATGCGCGCGAGCGACGGCCAAGGCGTGCAGGTATCGGTGTCACTACTCCAGGCGGCACAGATGGACGAGTTCAAGTCTCACTTTCTCATGTTTTAG
- the LOC124671256 gene encoding phenolic glucoside malonyltransferase 2-like, whose protein sequence is MSPVRVIHASYVNVPATAALPLEPIKLTAMEAIWVIMPVLQHVLLYEGADMPPFEDILQALRSSLAVTLGSFAPLAGKLVHLKDTGDVAISCSASDSVKFVVAESDADVRRLARDEEHDLPVLEQLVPDVDMSKLPAAVLAVQATRFNGGVAVGVTVHHAVADGRSLWTFVEAWATACRGETPALTPSFDRSLVKLPRGEEEEARRIFHEWAPNLPLVTTPPLFLEDRPRFTRRTFTLDMPDIQRLKQHIVHLGEAHDAPLTGPPSTFVTVTALAWTCFARCKPFPLNDDLLLFFLADVRGRLDPPVDRGYVGVCLTRCLVMLPARELRGPRALLTAAAAVQDEIRRMNRDPANQQSHLTPIMLASWDRLMNVSGSSAFAAYDIADFGWGTPRRTEPIRMNHDGQLALMRGRDGLGVQVSVSLLQQAQMDEFKSLFLELVHSN, encoded by the exons ATGTCTCCGGTGAGAGTAATCCACGCGAGCTACGTCAATGTGCCGGCGACGGCCGCGCTGCCGCTGGAGCCGATCAAGCTCACCGCGATGGAGGCAATTTGGGTCATCATGCCAGTGCTGCAGCACGTCCTGCTCTACGAGGGCGCCGACATGCCGCCCTTCGAGGACATTCTGCAGGCCCTCCGGTCCTCCCTCGCCGTGACCCTGGGCAGCTTCGCGCCGCTCGCGGGCAAGCTCGTCCACCTCAAGGACACTGGCGACGTCGCCATCAGCTGCTCCGCCTCCGACAGCGTCAAGTTCGTCGTGGCGGAGTCTGACGCGGACGTCCGCCGCCTCGCCCGGGACGAGGAGCACGACCTGCCCGTGCTCGAGCAACTCGTTCCTGACGTCGACATGAGCAAGCTGCCGGCAGCCGTGCTCGCCGTGCAGGCCACGAGGTTCAACGGCGGCGTGGCTGTCGGGGTGACCGTGCACCACGCCGTCGCGGACGGGCGGTCATTGTGGACGTTCGTGGAGGCGTGGGCAACTGCTTGCCGGGGTGAGACGCCGGCGTTGACACCTTCCTTCGACCGCTCGCTCGTCAAGCTGCCCcgtggcgaggaggaggaggccaggagAATCTTCCATGAGTGGGCGCCGAATCTTCCTTTG GTGACAACGCCACCGTTGTTCTTAGAGGACCGCCCGCGGTTCACCCGCCGGACGTTCACCTTGGACATGCCGGACATCCAACGCCTGAAGCAGCACATCGTCCATCTAGGCGAAGCCCATGACGCACCTCTCACGGGCCCTCCGTCCACCTTCGTCACCGTCACCGCCCTCGCCTGGACGTGCTTTGCTCGGTGCAAGCCGTTTCCCTTGAACGACGATTTGCTGCTCTTCTTCTTGGCGGACGTCCGCGGCCGTCTCGACCCTCCCGTCGATAGGGGATACGTCGGCGTGTGCCTCACCCGGTGCCTTGTGATGCTCCCTGCACGAGAGCTCCGCGGCCCACGCGCCCTGCTGACCGCCGCCGCGGCGGTCCAAGATGAGATCCGAAGGATGAACAGGGATCCTGCCAACCAGCAGAGTCACCTGACCCCGATTATGCTGGCCTCATGGGACCGGCTAATGAACGTGTCTGGCTCGTCGGCCTTCGCGGCATATGACATCGCCGACTTCGGGTGGGGAACGCCAAGGCGAACCGAGCCCATCAGGATGAACCACGACGGTCAGCTGGCGCTGATGCGTGGAAGGGATGGCCTTGGAGTACAGGTGTCGGTGTCACTACTCCAACAGGCGCAAATGGATGAGTTCAAGTCTCTCTTCCTTGAGCTGGTCCACTCAAATTAG